A genomic region of Rhodohalobacter sp. 614A contains the following coding sequences:
- a CDS encoding arginine decarboxylase translates to MKNSYYELIDQTYDFPQNGFDLINGNLSFNDVDLSKLIEKYGTPFRLTYLPDIKEKIQTARKLFNNAISQNNYSGRYEFCYCTKCCHFNHVVSKALKEKVSLETSSSFDIDLIENLYNQGKLDKQRTIVHNGYKTDNYVKKIGRLINDGFSNSITVLDNMRELEKLKMLQTDQKIKIGVRICIEEDPQAAYYTSRMGINKRELLDFINEKIIGDDRFELVMVHFFVDSGITDNMYYWNEFKKALALFTSIKKLVPTVSALNIGGGFPIQNSLNFNYDFEYMVQELVLNIKDTCADAGIEEPDIFTEFGKYTVGESGAVIFQVLEQKQQNDTELWYLVNNSLMNTIPDAWSINEKFILLPVNKWENQYKRINIGGISCDHSDYYNSEELNQQVLLPVYSDDDQEPLYIGFFHTGAYQDSISGYGGIKHCLIPSPKHVVVDIDEDGNMFDYLYRDEQTVDKMLEILGYHD, encoded by the coding sequence ATGAAAAATTCGTATTACGAGCTCATTGATCAGACCTACGATTTCCCTCAAAACGGTTTCGACCTGATCAATGGGAACCTGAGTTTCAATGACGTAGACCTCTCCAAACTGATTGAAAAATACGGGACGCCATTCAGGCTTACCTATCTGCCCGACATCAAAGAAAAAATACAGACTGCCAGAAAACTGTTTAATAATGCGATCAGCCAGAACAACTATTCTGGCCGATATGAATTTTGTTACTGCACAAAATGCTGCCACTTCAATCATGTAGTAAGCAAAGCGCTTAAAGAAAAAGTCTCGCTGGAAACGTCCTCTTCGTTTGATATCGATTTAATCGAAAATCTGTATAACCAGGGAAAACTTGACAAACAAAGAACGATTGTTCACAACGGTTATAAAACGGATAACTATGTCAAGAAAATAGGCAGGTTGATTAATGATGGGTTTTCAAATTCCATAACCGTTTTGGATAACATGCGTGAACTGGAAAAGTTGAAGATGCTGCAGACGGACCAAAAAATTAAAATTGGTGTTCGAATCTGTATTGAGGAAGATCCGCAGGCGGCCTATTACACCTCACGGATGGGGATTAACAAACGAGAGCTTCTTGATTTTATCAATGAGAAAATTATTGGCGATGACCGTTTCGAACTTGTGATGGTTCATTTTTTTGTGGATTCCGGTATAACCGACAACATGTATTATTGGAATGAGTTCAAAAAAGCCCTGGCGCTTTTTACATCCATCAAGAAGTTGGTGCCAACAGTTTCTGCATTAAACATTGGCGGTGGCTTTCCGATTCAAAATAGCCTCAATTTTAATTACGATTTTGAATACATGGTTCAGGAACTGGTCCTGAACATCAAAGACACTTGTGCGGATGCCGGGATTGAAGAACCCGATATTTTTACTGAATTTGGTAAATATACCGTTGGAGAAAGCGGAGCCGTAATTTTTCAGGTTCTGGAACAAAAACAGCAAAACGACACCGAGCTCTGGTACCTGGTTAATAACAGTTTGATGAATACCATCCCCGATGCATGGTCTATCAATGAAAAATTCATTCTTCTGCCTGTTAACAAATGGGAGAATCAGTATAAAAGAATTAATATCGGCGGAATCAGTTGTGATCATTCCGATTACTACAATTCTGAAGAATTGAATCAGCAAGTGCTGCTTCCGGTCTATTCGGACGATGATCAGGAACCGCTGTACATAGGGTTTTTCCACACCGGTGCTTACCAGGATTCGATTAGCGGGTATGGAGGCATCAAACACTGTCTGATTCCTTCTCCCAAGCATGTTGTTGTGGATATTGATGAGGATGGAAATATGTTTGATTATCTTTATCGTGATGAGCAAACGGTAGATAAAATGCTTGAAATTTTAGGATATCATGACTGA